The following are encoded in a window of Prevotella melaninogenica genomic DNA:
- the dut gene encoding dUTP diphosphatase yields MIQIKVINKGHQQLPAYATSQSAGMDLRANIDAPIVLQPMERRLIPTGLHIALPVGFEAQVRPRSGLALKHGLTVLNSPGTIDADYRGEIMVLLINFSDEPFTINDGERIAQMVIARHEQAEFVEVEELDETERGEGGYGHTGVK; encoded by the coding sequence ATGATACAGATAAAAGTAATTAATAAAGGGCATCAGCAGCTTCCTGCTTATGCAACTTCACAGAGTGCGGGGATGGACCTCCGCGCTAATATCGATGCACCTATCGTACTGCAACCCATGGAGAGAAGACTTATTCCAACAGGTCTTCATATCGCACTTCCAGTGGGGTTTGAAGCACAGGTGCGCCCTCGTAGTGGTCTTGCTTTGAAGCATGGACTTACTGTTCTCAACTCTCCTGGTACGATTGATGCCGACTATCGTGGTGAAATCATGGTACTACTCATTAACTTCTCAGATGAACCTTTTACCATCAATGATGGTGAACGCATTGCTCAGATGGTCATTGCACGTCACGAACAAGCAGAGTTTGTTGAGGTAGAAGAACTCGATGAGACCGAACGTGGTGAAGGCGGATATGGCCATACGGGCGTGAAGTAA
- a CDS encoding tetratricopeptide repeat protein encodes MFNNVILKVTKMRRTLLALALLGGSLAMHADREDSLQSYNYFFLEAIRQQEMGNLTAAFDLLCHARDLNPQAPEVYYQLAAFYVDMKKDAVAREYFEKAASLDPENSAYQEKLGKLYVSQKDYPNAINAFERLYESNKTRSDVLQILYQLYGSQNEYKMMIKCLERLETLEGTNEQISLSKMQIYEQMGEKRKEYDELKALVDSHPLDLNYRVMFGNWLLQNGKKKEALQKYRDVLKEDPDNSLAKLSMMDYYNNIGDKATVKTILQELLQSPKTEKEAKLELLRQVITSSQKDNTPDSTEVMRLFSVALAVPQEDADIYMLKAAYMTLRKQPKAAVNRVYEQALEVEPDNSRARIALIQNIWDTQDYDKVIAICRPAIEYNPDEMAFYYFQGMAQFQKHDGDAALETFRKGVGQIKPDSDPGIVSDFYGIMGDILHEKGLNKEAFQAYDSCLQWKADNVAALNNYAYYLSEANENLTKAEQMSYKTIKAEPNNSTYLDTYAWILFQQKRYEEAKIYIEQAIRNDSTLSNVVKEHAGDIYAQTGDIEKAIEFWRKALEGNKENATLRKKIELKKYIAE; translated from the coding sequence ATGTTCAATAACGTTATATTGAAAGTCACAAAGATGCGCCGTACCCTCCTTGCTCTTGCTTTGTTGGGCGGCTCTTTGGCGATGCATGCTGATCGAGAGGATAGCCTTCAAAGTTATAACTACTTCTTCCTTGAGGCGATACGGCAACAAGAAATGGGCAACCTTACGGCTGCTTTCGACCTTCTGTGCCATGCACGCGACCTCAATCCACAAGCTCCAGAGGTTTATTATCAGTTAGCTGCTTTTTATGTGGATATGAAGAAGGATGCGGTGGCACGTGAATACTTCGAGAAGGCTGCAAGTCTTGACCCCGAAAACTCAGCTTATCAAGAGAAATTAGGAAAGCTTTATGTGTCACAGAAAGACTATCCTAATGCCATCAATGCCTTTGAGCGGCTTTATGAGTCCAATAAGACACGCTCAGATGTACTACAAATTCTATATCAGCTCTATGGTTCTCAGAATGAATACAAGATGATGATTAAATGCTTGGAACGTCTGGAAACACTGGAAGGAACTAATGAGCAGATTTCACTTAGTAAGATGCAAATCTACGAACAGATGGGGGAAAAGCGCAAAGAGTACGACGAGTTGAAGGCACTCGTTGACAGTCATCCGCTCGACCTCAACTATCGTGTGATGTTCGGAAACTGGCTTTTGCAGAATGGAAAGAAGAAGGAAGCACTTCAAAAGTATCGTGATGTACTGAAAGAAGACCCTGATAACTCGCTTGCCAAGCTTTCCATGATGGATTATTATAATAATATTGGAGACAAGGCAACCGTAAAAACAATCCTACAGGAACTGTTGCAATCGCCAAAAACAGAAAAGGAAGCGAAGTTAGAGTTACTCCGTCAGGTCATTACAAGCAGTCAGAAAGATAATACTCCAGATAGTACTGAGGTGATGAGGCTCTTCTCTGTAGCCTTAGCTGTTCCTCAAGAAGATGCCGATATCTATATGCTTAAAGCCGCATATATGACACTTCGCAAGCAACCAAAGGCTGCTGTCAATCGCGTTTATGAGCAAGCTCTTGAGGTAGAACCCGATAATTCGCGTGCAAGAATAGCATTGATACAGAATATTTGGGACACACAAGACTACGATAAGGTCATCGCTATTTGCCGACCAGCCATAGAATACAACCCAGATGAGATGGCATTCTATTACTTCCAAGGTATGGCTCAGTTCCAAAAGCACGACGGTGACGCGGCACTGGAGACCTTCCGCAAGGGAGTTGGGCAGATAAAGCCAGACAGTGATCCAGGTATTGTGTCAGACTTCTACGGTATCATGGGTGATATCCTGCATGAGAAAGGACTCAATAAAGAAGCTTTTCAAGCCTATGACAGCTGTTTGCAGTGGAAAGCAGACAATGTGGCTGCGTTGAATAACTATGCCTATTACCTCAGTGAGGCGAATGAAAACCTCACAAAGGCAGAGCAGATGAGCTATAAGACCATTAAGGCTGAGCCAAATAATAGTACTTATCTTGACACCTACGCATGGATTCTTTTCCAGCAAAAGCGCTACGAAGAGGCAAAGATATATATCGAACAAGCGATTCGTAATGACTCTACACTGAGCAACGTCGTCAAGGAACACGCTGGTGATATCTATGCACAGACAGGCGATATAGAGAAAGCTATTGAGTTCTGGAGGAAAGCGCTCGAAGGAAATAAGGAGAATGCGACATTGAGAAAGAAGATAGAACTAAAGAAATACATAGCAGAATGA
- a CDS encoding DUF4292 domain-containing protein, whose product MKKTKILLVSMTALLLASCGTKKAVIQQKPVQDNKVAQQIAPATKDSKMQSVVVMQRVADNALYQKNLVSNLTFTLNDGHKDITVPGILRMRKDEVIRLQLLIPILRSEVGRIEFAKDYVLFIDRIHKQYVKASYDEVGFLRDNGINFYSLQSLFWNQVFIPRQQKVSEADLSQFAVDESKAQSEGSTLISLKDGKMDYKWSVNPKSNQIVLTTVTYNSNTHGASKLSWSYDDFKAFGSKLFPASQLLTINTPKFGQKPAKTLKASFDLESFSDASDWEVFTTPSDKYTKVSVEDILGKLMNF is encoded by the coding sequence ATGAAAAAAACAAAGATATTACTTGTAAGCATGACTGCCCTGCTGTTGGCATCATGTGGTACAAAGAAAGCTGTGATTCAACAGAAACCAGTGCAGGATAACAAGGTTGCACAGCAGATAGCACCTGCTACAAAGGATAGCAAGATGCAGAGTGTTGTTGTCATGCAGCGTGTTGCAGACAATGCACTTTACCAAAAGAACCTTGTTTCAAATCTTACTTTTACGCTCAATGATGGGCATAAGGACATTACCGTACCAGGTATTCTGCGTATGCGTAAAGATGAGGTTATCCGTCTACAGTTGCTTATTCCGATTCTTCGTAGTGAGGTGGGACGCATCGAGTTTGCAAAGGATTATGTCCTCTTCATCGATCGCATCCATAAGCAGTATGTAAAGGCAAGCTATGATGAGGTAGGATTCTTGCGTGATAATGGAATCAACTTCTATTCACTCCAGTCGCTTTTCTGGAATCAAGTGTTCATCCCTCGTCAGCAAAAGGTGAGTGAAGCAGACCTCTCACAGTTTGCTGTTGATGAAAGCAAAGCACAGTCAGAAGGCTCAACCCTGATAAGTCTTAAAGACGGAAAGATGGATTATAAGTGGTCTGTTAATCCTAAGAGCAATCAGATTGTCCTAACAACTGTTACTTATAATAGCAATACGCATGGTGCTTCAAAGCTCTCATGGAGTTATGATGACTTTAAAGCGTTTGGCTCTAAACTCTTCCCTGCAAGTCAGCTATTGACAATCAATACACCAAAGTTTGGACAGAAGCCAGCAAAGACACTTAAGGCAAGCTTCGATCTTGAGAGCTTCAGCGATGCCAGCGATTGGGAAGTCTTTACCACACCATCTGATAAGTATACAAAAGTAAGCGTAGAGGATATCCTCGGCAAACTAATGAACTTTTAA
- a CDS encoding murein hydrolase activator EnvC family protein, with translation MKRLSLLFILSIMCMLSVSAQHSRKHRKQQKTAVRQAVEPQTTVKGKGKKAVNAINNNHAVAPATPVKGQKPIVEKLQTQPQPKGKQQQGKLQQQQQLKGQQPQAKGQQTQLKGQAAQVKGQQVVRGKGAVGNAHVGKKGAKGPAYVTTEEIKGLQQQNLKLQKEISEHEEEMKVKQKDVDDRLQKIVRLDTEIGQHQRTIDTIATDIKGLDSNIGILKGQLASLESQLGERRARFIRSMRYMARHRSIQDKLMFVFSAKNLTQMYRRLRFVREYAAYQRAQGEQLKAKQMQVDEKHTQLKQVRVNKSNLLYKDRQVHAQMERKRVEQQTVVNSLQNDQKVLQGVIAQRRQQQQALNAQIDRLIQIEIQKARERAIAEAKAQAAARAAAAKKRAEELARKKAAAEAAARENARRIAEAKEREEKAKAAARAAAEAAEKARQEAAARAAAAKAAAEKARQEALQKERAAARERAIRKAEEQEAAAKAAQEKAEARAAAEKARADQMAREAEANRVAAERKADADRERAAREAEAARASAAESNDMLSSADRAITGNFANNRGRLPMPLSGQIVSHFGQYNVAGMSNIRLNNDGINIKGAPGSAVRSVFMGEVSGVFMAGGMSVVMIRHGIYITVYANLGSVGVSKGQKVGTGQTIGTVGRTGILQFQLRKETAKLNPEQWLR, from the coding sequence ATGAAACGTCTTTCTTTATTATTCATATTGTCAATAATGTGTATGCTGAGTGTTTCTGCGCAGCATTCACGTAAGCATAGAAAACAGCAAAAAACAGCTGTGCGTCAAGCCGTTGAGCCCCAAACTACCGTAAAAGGTAAGGGTAAGAAAGCTGTAAATGCGATTAATAACAACCACGCTGTAGCACCTGCTACTCCTGTAAAAGGGCAGAAGCCAATAGTTGAGAAATTGCAAACGCAACCCCAACCGAAGGGCAAACAGCAGCAGGGTAAGTTACAACAGCAGCAACAACTCAAGGGACAACAACCTCAAGCGAAGGGACAACAGACTCAACTCAAGGGTCAAGCTGCTCAAGTGAAGGGTCAACAAGTTGTCCGTGGTAAGGGTGCTGTAGGCAACGCTCATGTTGGTAAGAAAGGAGCAAAGGGTCCTGCATACGTGACGACAGAGGAAATCAAAGGCTTGCAACAGCAAAACCTGAAGTTGCAAAAAGAGATTTCAGAGCACGAAGAGGAAATGAAAGTAAAGCAGAAGGACGTTGATGACCGTTTGCAGAAGATTGTACGCCTTGATACTGAAATCGGTCAGCACCAAAGAACGATTGATACAATCGCCACAGATATCAAGGGATTAGATTCAAATATCGGTATTCTGAAAGGTCAGTTGGCTTCTCTTGAGTCACAGTTGGGCGAGCGTCGTGCTCGTTTCATCCGTTCTATGCGTTACATGGCACGTCATCGTAGTATTCAAGACAAGCTGATGTTCGTTTTCTCTGCAAAGAACTTGACGCAGATGTATCGTCGTCTTCGTTTCGTACGTGAGTATGCTGCCTACCAGCGTGCGCAGGGTGAACAGCTCAAGGCCAAGCAGATGCAGGTAGATGAGAAGCATACACAGCTGAAACAGGTGCGTGTCAATAAGAGTAATCTTCTCTATAAAGACCGTCAGGTACATGCTCAGATGGAGCGTAAGCGTGTTGAACAGCAGACGGTTGTAAACTCTCTGCAGAACGACCAGAAGGTGTTGCAGGGTGTTATCGCACAGCGTCGTCAGCAGCAACAGGCTCTGAATGCGCAGATTGACCGACTTATTCAGATTGAAATACAGAAGGCGCGCGAACGTGCTATTGCAGAAGCAAAGGCGCAGGCTGCCGCTCGTGCCGCTGCTGCTAAGAAGCGTGCAGAAGAATTGGCACGTAAGAAAGCTGCTGCAGAGGCTGCTGCCCGAGAGAATGCGCGTCGTATTGCAGAGGCAAAAGAACGTGAGGAAAAAGCAAAGGCTGCCGCTCGTGCTGCTGCTGAGGCTGCCGAGAAGGCTCGTCAGGAAGCTGCTGCTCGTGCTGCTGCAGCTAAGGCTGCTGCAGAAAAGGCACGTCAAGAGGCTTTGCAGAAGGAACGTGCTGCTGCTCGTGAGCGTGCTATTCGTAAGGCAGAAGAGCAGGAAGCTGCTGCTAAGGCTGCACAGGAAAAGGCTGAGGCTCGTGCCGCTGCTGAGAAGGCTCGTGCCGACCAGATGGCGCGTGAGGCTGAGGCAAATCGTGTGGCTGCCGAACGCAAGGCTGATGCTGACCGTGAGCGTGCTGCTCGTGAGGCTGAAGCTGCAAGAGCATCTGCTGCTGAAAGCAATGATATGCTCAGTTCTGCCGACCGTGCGATAACGGGTAACTTTGCCAATAACCGTGGTAGATTGCCAATGCCATTGTCGGGTCAGATCGTTAGCCACTTTGGTCAGTACAATGTGGCTGGTATGTCAAATATTCGCTTGAACAATGATGGTATCAATATCAAGGGTGCTCCTGGCAGTGCTGTTCGCAGTGTCTTTATGGGCGAGGTGAGCGGTGTCTTCATGGCAGGCGGTATGAGTGTCGTGATGATTCGTCATGGTATTTACATCACTGTTTATGCTAATTTGGGTTCTGTCGGTGTCAGCAAAGGACAGAAGGTTGGTACGGGACAGACCATCGGAACCGTTGGTAGGACTGGTATTCTTCAGTTCCAGTTGCGTAAGGAGACAGCAAAACTGAATCCAGAGCAGTGGTTGCGCTAA